Proteins encoded together in one Quercus lobata isolate SW786 chromosome 3, ValleyOak3.0 Primary Assembly, whole genome shotgun sequence window:
- the LOC115978802 gene encoding CSC1-like protein At1g69450 isoform X1, whose product MLVSALLTSLLINFGLCVLFFTLYSILRKQPFYYDVYIPRLLVEGTSKRRSRFNLERLIPSPGWVRKAWKLSEEELLSKSGLDAVVYMRIITFSLKVFVVAGIIGIFVILPVNCTGDQLEDVDFSDFSNNSLDVFTISNISSGSKSLWVHFSAVYVVTIFIWYLLYYEYNYISSKRIAYFYSSKPQPHQFTVVVRSIPVSVGSSISNSIETFFREYHPSTYLSHTVVHRTNKLRGLINDAKKLYKRIVRLQGNSTEHKYGRAGCFGLFGRKVDLVDHYEKKLENIEENVRLEQSELSLAEDEIPAAFVSFKTRYGAATAFHLQQSINPTQWVTEQAPEPRDVYWPFFTSTFFRRWISKLVVIVACILLTILFLLPVVFVQGLTNLSQLEVWLPFLESILTITFVSEVVTGYLPSLILQLFLKIVPPIMELLSSIQGYVSHSDIEKSACNKVLWFTIWNIFFATVFSGSVLYQLSLILDPKNIPARLAVSVPAQASFFIAYVVTSGWTSTSSELFRLIPLIGSLITKPCKSNTDDEFVVPTIPFHRDIPRLLFFGLLGITYFFLAPLILPFLLVYFCLAYIIYRNQFINVYEPKFETAGKFWPIVHNSMIFSLVLMHCIAVGIFTLKKVSLASTLIFPLPILTLLFNEYCRKRFRPIFIAYSAESLIKKDREDQNDATMDEFFDKLVTAYQDPALMPIQFSTNTDSLYSPLISSAEV is encoded by the exons ATGCTTGTGTCTGCTCTTCTAACGTCACTGTTAATAAATTTTGGGCTATGTGTTTTATTCTTCACATTGTACTCTATATTGAGGAAACAACCATTTTATTATGATGTTTATATACCACGCTTGCTGGTGGAAGGAACTTCCAAAAGGAGAAGTCGTTTCAACCTAGAAAGACTAATACCTTCCCCTGGTTGGGTGAGAAAGGCTTGGAAGCTTTCTGAAGAGGAACTACTGTCAAAATCAGGATTGGATGCTGTGGTTTATATGCGCATTATAACCTTCAG TTTGAAAGTATTTGTGGTTGCTGGGATTATTGGGATCTTTGTTATTCTTCCAGTGAACTGCACAGGAGATCAGCTTGAAGATGTTgacttttctgatttttcaaataattctCTGGATGTATTTACCATTTCCAATATAAGCAGTGGCTCAAAAAG TTTATGGGTTCACTTCAGCGCTGTCTATGTTGTCACTATATTTATCTGGTATCTACTGTATTAT GAATATAATTATATCTCTTCAAAAAGGATTGCTTATTTTTATTCATCCAAACCTCAGCCGCATCAGTTCACCGTTGTAGTTCGTAGTATCCCTGTTTCTGTTGGGAGCAGCATCAGTAACAGTATTGAGACCTTCTTTAGGGAGTATCACCCTTCAACATATTTGTCACATACGGTTGTTCATCGAACAAACAAACTTCGAGGTCTCATT AATGACGCAAAGAAGTTATACAAAAGGATTGTTCGCTTGCAAGGAAATTCCACTGAACACAAGTATGGGCGTGCGGGTTGTTTTGGATTATTTGGACGCAAGGTTGATCTTGTGGATCATTATGAGAAAAAGTTAGAGAACATAGAGGAGAATGTGAGATTGGAGCAATCAGAGCTTTCATTGGCAGAAGAT GAAATTCCAGCTGCCTTTGTGTCTTTCAAGACCCGTTATGGTGCTGCCACTGCTTTTCACTTGCAACAATCAATAAATCCCACACAGTGGGTCACAGAGCAAGCTCCTGAACCTCGTGATGTTTACTGGCCTTTCTTTACTTCAACATTCTTTCGGAGATGGATTTCTAAGCTGGTGGTTATAGTTGCATGCATTCTCCTTACAATCTTATTCCTTCTTCCTGTTGTATTTGTGCAAGGTCTTACTAACCTGAGTCAGTTGGAAGTTTGGTTGCCTTTCCTGGAGAGCATCCTTACCAT AACATTTGTTAGTGAAGTAGTTACAGGATACCTTCCCAGTCTTATTCTTCAGTTGTTTCTGAAAATAGTGCCTCCTATAATGGAGTTGCTTTCATCTATTCAAGGATATGTTTCTCATAGTGATATAGAAAAGAGTGCATGTAACAAAGTACTTTGGTTTACAATATGGAACATTTTCTTTGCAACGGTATTTTCTGGATCAGTTTTATATCAGCTTTCCCTCATCCTTGATCCCAAGAATATTCCTGCAAGGCTAGCTGTTTCGGTCCCAGCACAG GCATCATTTTTCATTGCTTATGTTGTCACATCTGGATGGACAAGCACTTCATCGGAACTCTTTCGCCTAATCCCTCTTATTGGCAGTCTAATAACAAAACCTTGTAAAAGCAATACCGATGATGAATTTGTAGTTCCTACTATTCCTTTCCACAGGGACATTCCAAGACTTCTTTTCTTTGGACTTCTTGGGATCACATATTTTTTTCTGGCTCCACTCATTCTACCCTTCCTCTTAGTGTACTTCTGTCTTGCATACATCATCTACCGTAACCAG TTCATAAATGTATATGAACcaaagtttgaaactgcagggaAGTTTTGGCCTATTGTGCACAATTCAATGATATTTTCTCTGGTACTCATGCATTGTATTGCTGTGGGAATCTTTACGCTGAAGAAGGTCTCTCTAGCTTCAACATTAATTTTCCCTCTTCCAATACTTACACTTCTCTTTAATGAGTATTGTCGGAAGCGCTTCCGACCCATCTTCATCGCATACTCTGCTGAG AGTTTGATAAAGAAGGATAGGGAAGACCAGAATGATGCTACAATGGAtgaattttttgataagttggtCACTGCCTATCAGGATCCAGCATTGATGCCAATTCAGTTCTCCACGAACACTGACAGTCTTTACAGTCCCCTGATATCTTCTGCTGAAGTTTGA
- the LOC115978802 gene encoding CSC1-like protein At1g69450 isoform X2, whose product MLVSALLTSLLINFGLCVLFFTLYSILRKQPFYYDVYIPRLLVEGTSKRRSRFNLERLIPSPGWVRKAWKLSEEELLSKSGLDAVVYMRIITFSLKVFVVAGIIGIFVILPVNCTGDQLEDVDFSDFSNNSLDVFTISNISSGSKSLWVHFSAVYVVTIFIWYLLYYEYNYISSKRIAYFYSSKPQPHQFTVVVRSIPVSVGSSISNSIETFFREYHPSTYLSHTVVHRTNKLRGLIKLYKRIVRLQGNSTEHKYGRAGCFGLFGRKVDLVDHYEKKLENIEENVRLEQSELSLAEDEIPAAFVSFKTRYGAATAFHLQQSINPTQWVTEQAPEPRDVYWPFFTSTFFRRWISKLVVIVACILLTILFLLPVVFVQGLTNLSQLEVWLPFLESILTITFVSEVVTGYLPSLILQLFLKIVPPIMELLSSIQGYVSHSDIEKSACNKVLWFTIWNIFFATVFSGSVLYQLSLILDPKNIPARLAVSVPAQASFFIAYVVTSGWTSTSSELFRLIPLIGSLITKPCKSNTDDEFVVPTIPFHRDIPRLLFFGLLGITYFFLAPLILPFLLVYFCLAYIIYRNQFINVYEPKFETAGKFWPIVHNSMIFSLVLMHCIAVGIFTLKKVSLASTLIFPLPILTLLFNEYCRKRFRPIFIAYSAESLIKKDREDQNDATMDEFFDKLVTAYQDPALMPIQFSTNTDSLYSPLISSAEV is encoded by the exons ATGCTTGTGTCTGCTCTTCTAACGTCACTGTTAATAAATTTTGGGCTATGTGTTTTATTCTTCACATTGTACTCTATATTGAGGAAACAACCATTTTATTATGATGTTTATATACCACGCTTGCTGGTGGAAGGAACTTCCAAAAGGAGAAGTCGTTTCAACCTAGAAAGACTAATACCTTCCCCTGGTTGGGTGAGAAAGGCTTGGAAGCTTTCTGAAGAGGAACTACTGTCAAAATCAGGATTGGATGCTGTGGTTTATATGCGCATTATAACCTTCAG TTTGAAAGTATTTGTGGTTGCTGGGATTATTGGGATCTTTGTTATTCTTCCAGTGAACTGCACAGGAGATCAGCTTGAAGATGTTgacttttctgatttttcaaataattctCTGGATGTATTTACCATTTCCAATATAAGCAGTGGCTCAAAAAG TTTATGGGTTCACTTCAGCGCTGTCTATGTTGTCACTATATTTATCTGGTATCTACTGTATTAT GAATATAATTATATCTCTTCAAAAAGGATTGCTTATTTTTATTCATCCAAACCTCAGCCGCATCAGTTCACCGTTGTAGTTCGTAGTATCCCTGTTTCTGTTGGGAGCAGCATCAGTAACAGTATTGAGACCTTCTTTAGGGAGTATCACCCTTCAACATATTTGTCACATACGGTTGTTCATCGAACAAACAAACTTCGAGGTCTCATT AAGTTATACAAAAGGATTGTTCGCTTGCAAGGAAATTCCACTGAACACAAGTATGGGCGTGCGGGTTGTTTTGGATTATTTGGACGCAAGGTTGATCTTGTGGATCATTATGAGAAAAAGTTAGAGAACATAGAGGAGAATGTGAGATTGGAGCAATCAGAGCTTTCATTGGCAGAAGAT GAAATTCCAGCTGCCTTTGTGTCTTTCAAGACCCGTTATGGTGCTGCCACTGCTTTTCACTTGCAACAATCAATAAATCCCACACAGTGGGTCACAGAGCAAGCTCCTGAACCTCGTGATGTTTACTGGCCTTTCTTTACTTCAACATTCTTTCGGAGATGGATTTCTAAGCTGGTGGTTATAGTTGCATGCATTCTCCTTACAATCTTATTCCTTCTTCCTGTTGTATTTGTGCAAGGTCTTACTAACCTGAGTCAGTTGGAAGTTTGGTTGCCTTTCCTGGAGAGCATCCTTACCAT AACATTTGTTAGTGAAGTAGTTACAGGATACCTTCCCAGTCTTATTCTTCAGTTGTTTCTGAAAATAGTGCCTCCTATAATGGAGTTGCTTTCATCTATTCAAGGATATGTTTCTCATAGTGATATAGAAAAGAGTGCATGTAACAAAGTACTTTGGTTTACAATATGGAACATTTTCTTTGCAACGGTATTTTCTGGATCAGTTTTATATCAGCTTTCCCTCATCCTTGATCCCAAGAATATTCCTGCAAGGCTAGCTGTTTCGGTCCCAGCACAG GCATCATTTTTCATTGCTTATGTTGTCACATCTGGATGGACAAGCACTTCATCGGAACTCTTTCGCCTAATCCCTCTTATTGGCAGTCTAATAACAAAACCTTGTAAAAGCAATACCGATGATGAATTTGTAGTTCCTACTATTCCTTTCCACAGGGACATTCCAAGACTTCTTTTCTTTGGACTTCTTGGGATCACATATTTTTTTCTGGCTCCACTCATTCTACCCTTCCTCTTAGTGTACTTCTGTCTTGCATACATCATCTACCGTAACCAG TTCATAAATGTATATGAACcaaagtttgaaactgcagggaAGTTTTGGCCTATTGTGCACAATTCAATGATATTTTCTCTGGTACTCATGCATTGTATTGCTGTGGGAATCTTTACGCTGAAGAAGGTCTCTCTAGCTTCAACATTAATTTTCCCTCTTCCAATACTTACACTTCTCTTTAATGAGTATTGTCGGAAGCGCTTCCGACCCATCTTCATCGCATACTCTGCTGAG AGTTTGATAAAGAAGGATAGGGAAGACCAGAATGATGCTACAATGGAtgaattttttgataagttggtCACTGCCTATCAGGATCCAGCATTGATGCCAATTCAGTTCTCCACGAACACTGACAGTCTTTACAGTCCCCTGATATCTTCTGCTGAAGTTTGA
- the LOC115981356 gene encoding ethylene-responsive transcription factor ERN3-like yields the protein MVSDQMMEQSATLAAPGGARRNRKRYIGVRQRPSGRWVAEIKDTIQKIRVWLGTYDTAEEAARAYDEAACLLRGADTRTNFYPCSPTHLRPALPSKITNLLLLRLQARHIASASMVATSLPFSLQEPETEVKDYHFDSFFNLPEDCTTFENSDTLTNSTSVGVTNSDNVTEF from the coding sequence ATGGTTTCAGACCAGATGATGGAACAGTCTGCTACCTTAGCAGCACCAGGTGGAGCTAGGAGGAATAGAAAACGATACATTGGGGTGCGCCAGAGGCCTTCGGGAAGATGGGTGGCTGAGATAAAAGATACAATACAGAAGATAAGAGTATGGCTGGGAACTTATGACACTGCTGAGGAGGCTGCAAGAGCTTATGATGAAGCGGCTTGCTTGCTTCGTGGAGCCGATACTCGCACAAATTTTTATCCTTGCTCTCCAACTCATTTAAGGCCAGCTCTTCCCTCAAAGATCACCAATCTTCTGTTGCTTAGGCTACAAGCAAGGCACATTGCCTCTGCCTCAATGGTGGCGACCTCTTTGCCTTTTAGCCTACAAGAACCGGAAACTGAAGTAAAAGATTACCACTTTGATAGTTTCTTCAATCTGCCAGAAGATTGCACCACTTTTGAAAATAGTGATACTCTTACTAATAGTACTAGTGTTGGTGTAACTAATAGTGATAACGTTACAGAGTTTTGA